The following coding sequences lie in one Kamptonema formosum PCC 6407 genomic window:
- a CDS encoding right-handed parallel beta-helix repeat-containing protein — MTEIVVKNTSDGSPDSLRNAIASATAGDTITFDSTLANQVILLTNGQLTIDKNLTIDGANAPKLTVKSSGDSRIFRISDSANFTLKNLILTGGKLSGTDPDNFEDSAGGAILIGGDSQTAIENCTFEGNSAGIGGAIYSQWRTNFTAKSCIFRHNDGSLIPETERGGGAVSIHSESFSTFIDCEFYQNKGTLGAGINSLLSSLTVENCKFTENDASYGGTVGASETRGYGGAIFTDGAGPHGTGGEIIVRNTTFEQNKAAGQGGAAFLGGYAPDKVTVDKCLFKDNVLVRDGKGDSLGGGLRIFNAEYQISNSTFTNNQAEDQGGGLWVGETSPGAIANSTFVGNLVGLAEGNGVGGAIYISTSEATEIINCTLANNQAGYEAGGIRGGQNVRLTSTIISSNTAANPWGNKQNTSDHRGFVPEPGAYFADGGGNIEWPAIENTFNNGKATAGSLEVDPNLGPLEDNGTGILIYAPLADSPAINAGAS, encoded by the coding sequence ATGACAGAAATTGTTGTTAAGAATACTAGCGATGGGAGTCCTGACTCTCTGAGAAACGCGATCGCCTCCGCAACGGCTGGAGATACCATTACCTTCGATTCTACCTTAGCAAACCAGGTGATTTTGTTGACCAATGGTCAACTTACCATCGATAAAAACTTGACCATCGACGGCGCAAATGCTCCCAAATTAACAGTTAAAAGTTCGGGAGATAGCAGAATTTTTCGCATTAGTGATAGTGCAAACTTTACTCTCAAAAACCTGATCCTCACTGGGGGGAAACTGTCGGGAACTGACCCCGATAATTTTGAAGATTCCGCAGGTGGAGCGATTTTGATTGGTGGGGACTCTCAAACTGCGATCGAAAACTGCACCTTCGAGGGTAACTCCGCAGGAATTGGCGGTGCTATTTACTCCCAGTGGCGAACTAACTTCACAGCTAAATCCTGTATTTTTCGCCACAACGACGGCTCTTTAATCCCGGAAACAGAACGAGGTGGCGGTGCTGTCTCCATCCATAGCGAATCTTTCTCTACCTTTATAGATTGCGAATTCTATCAAAATAAAGGCACTTTGGGCGCGGGAATCAACAGCTTGCTGAGTTCTTTAACAGTCGAAAATTGCAAATTTACTGAAAATGATGCCAGCTACGGCGGAACGGTGGGAGCCTCAGAAACTAGGGGTTATGGAGGTGCAATTTTTACCGATGGCGCAGGCCCGCATGGAACTGGCGGTGAAATTATAGTTCGGAATACCACTTTTGAACAGAATAAAGCTGCTGGACAAGGTGGCGCGGCTTTCTTAGGAGGATATGCGCCAGACAAAGTAACAGTTGACAAGTGTTTGTTTAAAGATAATGTCTTAGTCAGAGATGGTAAGGGAGATTCCCTTGGAGGTGGTTTGCGGATTTTCAACGCAGAGTATCAGATATCTAACTCCACTTTCACTAATAACCAAGCGGAAGATCAAGGCGGTGGTTTGTGGGTAGGAGAAACTTCTCCAGGTGCGATCGCAAATAGCACTTTTGTGGGTAATTTGGTAGGACTCGCAGAAGGCAATGGCGTAGGCGGGGCAATTTATATCTCGACTTCTGAAGCAACGGAAATTATTAACTGCACCTTGGCTAACAACCAAGCAGGATATGAAGCGGGTGGCATTCGTGGCGGGCAAAACGTTCGCCTTACTAGCACGATTATCTCCTCAAATACGGCTGCAAATCCTTGGGGGAATAAGCAAAATACCTCCGATCATCGAGGGTTCGTCCCGGAACCAGGGGCCTATTTTGCCGATGGTGGCGGGAATATTGAGTGGCCTGCGATCGAGAATACCTTTAACAATGGCAAAGCTACAGCAGGTTCTCTGGAAGTCGATCCTAATTTGGGCCCCCTTGAAGATAACGGTACAGGAATACTAATTTATGCTCCTCTCGCTGATAGTCCTGCAATTAATGCTGGGGCAAGTTGA
- a CDS encoding tetratricopeptide repeat protein has protein sequence MIDSLKASEQGLKIVDEARRRKRWQKIASIWVENAKTSEATLKRFWARKSPIDRYAFIEICKAVGVNWEQVAELTEIEETELLVVAPVKETPSALNLNFVGRENAIAHLSTRINQGSKIILIQAPGGVGKTTLAQEYLKSQGFDLILELLMAKEKENITLVESVIEEWLKRDFQEEPGREFGVTLGRLKRQLQTRRVGVLIDNLEPALDGQGKFIEPHRRYVELLRVLADSSVQSLTLITSREPLAECVGVTNYPLPSLDEKAWQDFFSHRDIEIDAITLKEMHKAYGGNALAMTILCDPIQRDGGMVAYWQEHKVEADLLVELAVENLVKEQFNRLKKTSPEAYRLLCRLGCYRYQDVPTVPTERLLCLLWDVPEAQRRRVIESLRNRSLVEFNKGEYWLHPVIRTEAISRLRESEDWKITNQTAAEFWTESVKTVETIADAKKALEAYYHYFEIKEFDLAGRVFVIRRSNKWTKNYRGEYFGGSLYRFGLLQQTISEFNQIIDKIILDINTANLLIELYLWLGESHYAKGEPNRGIDYHKKSQKIASIFSEDTYQKEEGLASFLKGLYLVSLVNIGYGYISLGEVEAAKKSFEDFYFSTKNTELHYHSVDACYFLAFCNSCLGLNQEAHNLAEKAYRELSITEWQPWSHGCALVFLGLTYKSLGEISKAFELFQRAIKFAEDSYYIQIKGQAYSGLAELYRIQGELKTALSHHSESIELLDKIGAKCDLAEAYYQLGLTYQTIGNTADSQENFNNAIQLFTEMEAPRQVEKVQQSAGKLI, from the coding sequence ATGATTGATTCTCTGAAGGCATCAGAACAGGGGCTAAAAATCGTTGATGAAGCTAGACGCAGGAAACGCTGGCAGAAAATCGCTTCAATATGGGTAGAAAATGCCAAAACCTCAGAAGCCACACTGAAGCGGTTTTGGGCAAGAAAGTCTCCCATTGATCGGTATGCCTTTATTGAAATTTGTAAGGCTGTAGGTGTTAACTGGGAACAAGTTGCTGAACTCACCGAAATTGAGGAAACAGAATTACTTGTGGTGGCCCCTGTAAAGGAAACTCCTTCAGCGCTAAACCTAAATTTTGTCGGCCGTGAAAATGCGATCGCACACCTCAGCACCCGCATCAACCAAGGCTCAAAAATCATCCTCATCCAAGCACCAGGAGGCGTGGGAAAGACAACTTTAGCCCAGGAATATCTCAAGTCTCAGGGTTTTGACTTAATACTGGAATTGCTAATGGCAAAGGAGAAAGAAAATATTACCCTAGTTGAAAGCGTGATTGAAGAATGGCTAAAGCGGGACTTTCAGGAAGAACCTGGCCGCGAGTTTGGAGTTACCCTTGGGAGACTGAAGCGCCAACTTCAGACGCGCCGAGTGGGGGTATTAATTGATAATTTGGAACCCGCGCTAGATGGACAAGGCAAATTTATTGAACCCCATCGCCGCTATGTGGAATTGTTGCGAGTTTTGGCTGATTCTTCGGTACAGTCATTAACGTTAATTACCAGTCGCGAACCTTTGGCTGAATGCGTAGGTGTCACTAATTACCCGCTACCTAGCCTCGATGAAAAAGCGTGGCAAGATTTTTTTAGCCACCGTGATATTGAAATAGATGCGATAACTCTAAAAGAAATGCACAAAGCTTATGGCGGTAATGCCTTGGCGATGACTATTTTATGCGACCCCATACAGAGAGATGGAGGGATGGTAGCCTATTGGCAAGAACATAAAGTCGAAGCTGATTTATTGGTGGAGTTAGCTGTAGAAAATCTTGTCAAAGAGCAGTTTAATCGTCTCAAAAAAACTTCTCCTGAAGCCTATCGACTCCTCTGCCGTTTGGGATGTTATCGCTATCAGGATGTGCCGACTGTTCCTACTGAGCGATTATTGTGCTTACTGTGGGATGTGCCAGAAGCACAGCGCAGACGGGTAATTGAATCGTTGCGAAATCGGTCATTAGTCGAGTTTAACAAGGGAGAATATTGGTTGCATCCAGTGATTCGTACAGAGGCAATTAGTAGGTTAAGGGAAAGTGAAGATTGGAAGATTACTAACCAGACAGCAGCAGAATTTTGGACAGAGAGTGTTAAGACTGTGGAGACTATAGCAGATGCTAAGAAAGCATTAGAAGCTTATTATCACTATTTTGAAATTAAGGAATTTGATTTGGCAGGGAGAGTTTTCGTAATTAGGAGGTCTAACAAATGGACAAAAAACTATAGAGGAGAGTATTTTGGTGGAAGCTTATACAGGTTCGGTTTGTTGCAACAGACTATTTCAGAGTTCAACCAAATAATTGATAAAATAATTCTGGATATTAATACTGCTAATTTACTAATTGAACTTTATCTATGGCTAGGAGAATCCCACTACGCAAAAGGCGAACCTAATCGGGGAATAGATTATCATAAAAAATCTCAGAAAATTGCATCTATTTTTTCAGAAGATACATATCAAAAGGAAGAAGGCTTAGCATCTTTCTTAAAAGGACTGTATTTAGTTTCTTTGGTGAACATTGGATACGGCTATATATCTCTTGGCGAAGTAGAAGCAGCTAAAAAAAGTTTTGAAGACTTCTATTTCTCTACTAAAAATACAGAACTTCATTATCATTCAGTAGATGCCTGCTATTTTTTAGCTTTCTGTAATTCATGCTTGGGTTTGAATCAAGAAGCACATAACCTAGCTGAAAAAGCTTATCGTGAACTTTCAATAACTGAGTGGCAGCCTTGGAGTCATGGGTGTGCATTAGTATTTTTAGGGTTAACCTATAAAAGTTTAGGGGAAATTTCCAAAGCCTTTGAACTGTTTCAAAGAGCTATCAAATTTGCTGAAGACAGCTACTATATTCAGATTAAGGGACAAGCTTATAGTGGTCTAGCAGAACTCTATCGCATACAGGGAGAACTTAAAACAGCCCTTTCCCATCACTCAGAATCAATCGAACTTCTGGATAAAATCGGTGCTAAATGTGACTTAGCTGAAGCCTACTATCAATTAGGCTTAACTTATCAAACAATAGGCAATACTGCTGATAGTCAAGAAAATTTTAACAACGCAATTCAACTATTCACCGAAATGGAAGCACCCAGACAAGTTGAAAAAGTGCAACAGTCGGCAGGCAAACTGATATAA
- the apcA gene encoding allophycocyanin subunit alpha has product MSIVTKSIVNADAEARYLSPGELDRIKGFVTTGERRVRIAQILTESRERIVKQAGDQLFQKRPDVVSPGGNAYGEEMTATCLRDLDYYLRLITYGIVAGDITPIEEIGIVGVREMYKSLGTPIEGVAEGVRAMKNAASSLLSGDDASEASSYFDYVIGAMQ; this is encoded by the coding sequence ATGAGTATCGTCACCAAATCTATTGTGAATGCCGATGCCGAGGCTCGTTATCTCAGCCCAGGCGAATTAGATCGGATCAAAGGCTTTGTCACCACTGGCGAACGCCGCGTTCGGATTGCCCAAATTTTGACCGAATCCCGCGAGCGCATCGTCAAACAAGCTGGCGACCAACTTTTCCAAAAGCGCCCTGATGTCGTCTCTCCCGGCGGTAACGCTTATGGCGAAGAAATGACCGCTACCTGCCTGCGCGATCTGGACTATTACCTGCGCCTGATCACCTACGGAATCGTCGCTGGTGACATTACTCCCATCGAAGAGATCGGCATAGTCGGCGTGCGTGAAATGTACAAATCCCTGGGAACACCAATCGAAGGCGTTGCAGAAGGTGTCCGCGCCATGAAGAATGCAGCTTCTTCCCTGCTGTCTGGCGACGATGCTTCTGAAGCTTCCTCTTACTTTGACTACGTGATCGGTGCGATGCAGTAA
- a CDS encoding type II toxin-antitoxin system PemK/MazF family toxin, whose protein sequence is MAEVIKLKRGLIIEVNLEPTQGSETGKIRPCVVVTNNTYNERVPVIQVVPITAWSEKKAKIKSNVEIEPSERNGLTKKSIADCLQTRPIDYRSRGVDIRGELEPEVIIKIDLALRIVFAL, encoded by the coding sequence ATGGCCGAAGTCATAAAATTGAAACGAGGTTTAATTATTGAAGTTAATCTCGAGCCAACTCAGGGTTCTGAAACGGGAAAAATTAGACCTTGTGTTGTTGTGACTAACAACACTTATAATGAGCGAGTTCCTGTAATCCAGGTTGTTCCGATTACTGCTTGGAGTGAAAAAAAAGCCAAGATTAAAAGTAATGTGGAGATTGAACCATCTGAAAGAAATGGATTAACAAAAAAATCTATTGCTGATTGTCTGCAAACGCGCCCTATTGATTATCGTTCTCGTGGGGTAGATATCAGAGGTGAACTTGAACCAGAGGTTATAATAAAAATTGATCTAGCTCTCAGAATTGTGTTTGCTTTGTAA
- a CDS encoding FtsW/RodA/SpoVE family cell cycle protein — protein MAYDIRRLIPFLDPSVQEWSVEARVLRWLTFLWLFVGLVVLFSASYPSANADYGDGLYYFKRQLIAVAIGLVGFNVIVHSSLRYILGIAQWGFFLLVGLLLLTLVPGLGTNVNGATRWISIGPVPIIQPSELIKPFLVLQSARVFGNWYRLNYKFRWAWMGIFGLVLLGILLQPNLSTTALCGMTLWLVAMAAGLPYYQLGATAIGGLFLGVLSISIKEYQRRRIMSFLNPWADPMQDGYQLIQSLLAVGSGGFWGTGLGMSQQKLFYLPIQYSDFIFAVYAEEFGLAGSLVLLLFLAAYGTLALLVALKARNIEYQLVAIGVMVVMVGQSLLNIGVATGVLPTTGLPLPLFSYGGSSMVASLLLAGLLIRVARESSEAEVVSLDGRRDEMRRKRLGTRG, from the coding sequence ATGGCCTATGACATCCGACGCTTAATTCCCTTTCTTGACCCCTCAGTGCAGGAATGGTCTGTAGAGGCCCGCGTATTGCGGTGGCTGACTTTCCTCTGGCTATTTGTGGGGTTAGTAGTGCTGTTTTCAGCTTCCTACCCTAGCGCTAATGCTGATTATGGAGATGGACTTTATTACTTTAAGCGACAGTTAATCGCAGTAGCAATCGGGTTAGTGGGTTTTAACGTAATTGTACACTCTTCTCTGCGCTACATTTTGGGGATAGCTCAGTGGGGATTTTTCTTGTTAGTAGGTTTGCTGTTGTTAACATTAGTTCCCGGACTGGGAACTAATGTTAACGGTGCAACTCGCTGGATATCTATTGGCCCAGTTCCAATTATTCAACCTTCTGAGTTAATTAAGCCTTTTTTAGTGCTACAAAGTGCGCGCGTTTTCGGTAACTGGTATCGCCTCAATTATAAATTCCGCTGGGCTTGGATGGGAATTTTTGGACTGGTATTGTTGGGTATTTTGTTGCAGCCAAATTTGAGTACAACGGCTTTGTGTGGGATGACTTTGTGGTTGGTAGCAATGGCTGCTGGATTGCCTTATTATCAATTGGGGGCAACGGCTATCGGAGGGCTGTTTTTAGGCGTTCTAAGTATCAGTATTAAAGAATATCAGCGCCGCCGAATTATGTCTTTTTTGAATCCTTGGGCAGATCCGATGCAGGATGGTTATCAGTTAATTCAAAGTCTATTGGCGGTTGGTTCTGGTGGATTTTGGGGTACTGGTTTAGGGATGTCGCAGCAAAAGTTATTTTATCTACCGATTCAGTATAGCGATTTTATTTTTGCTGTTTATGCTGAAGAGTTTGGCTTGGCAGGGAGTTTGGTACTATTACTTTTTTTGGCGGCTTATGGGACGCTGGCGCTGTTGGTAGCACTGAAGGCTCGTAATATTGAGTATCAATTGGTGGCGATTGGGGTGATGGTGGTGATGGTGGGTCAATCACTTTTAAATATTGGGGTGGCGACGGGAGTTTTACCGACTACAGGTTTGCCACTACCATTGTTTAGTTATGGTGGTAGTTCGATGGTGGCAAGTTTGTTGTTAGCGGGCCTATTAATTCGGGTGGCTAGGGAGAGTTCAGAGGCGGAGGTTGTCTCTTTGGATGGGCGTAGAGATGAAATGAGACGCAAGAGACTAGGGACTAGGGGCTAG
- a CDS encoding CpcT/CpeT family chromophore lyase, with protein sequence MSSVKSNDLITLAQWMAGDFSNYKQSFDNPQQFAHIRIFFRP encoded by the coding sequence ATGAGCTCAGTTAAAAGCAATGATTTAATCACTCTTGCTCAGTGGATGGCCGGTGATTTTAGCAACTATAAACAATCCTTTGATAACCCACAACAATTTGCCCACATCCGCATCTTTTTTCGTCCCTAA
- a CDS encoding peptidoglycan DD-metalloendopeptidase family protein, producing the protein MPLPTNSNEWDRASGDDILFDGRTSNGESSPEVKQVFTNLSTTVLGKSYPMTAGYAYDQGYYNGFKKWHAGIDIGAGAGTSVRAPIAGKVAWTWSSPSDGAFIAVNSNDGRQWVYGHLQNFNGLATGNTISAGQLLGQIGNQSGANHLHLEVRTPPFQGTNGASPDQNFILNATMSPLEAFSKLNNGGGGGSNGGGNTNLNLNGGPGNDILTGSGGNDKLSGLGGNDTLIGGAGNDILDGFFYSASGNGEVDQLRGDSGADTFLIGDWYGKGYIGRSWGVIQDFSSAQGDKIKVQGSLSQYELRPGNQYGYSANDTAIVLKSNPSEVFAVSLNASTRNNTIQLSTRDFISA; encoded by the coding sequence ATGCCTTTACCAACAAATAGTAATGAATGGGATCGCGCTAGTGGTGATGACATTTTATTTGATGGAAGAACCTCTAATGGAGAAAGTTCACCCGAAGTTAAGCAAGTCTTTACGAACTTATCTACAACAGTTTTAGGGAAGTCATATCCGATGACGGCCGGTTATGCCTATGACCAGGGTTACTACAATGGTTTTAAAAAATGGCACGCTGGCATTGATATCGGCGCTGGAGCAGGAACTTCGGTGCGAGCTCCAATTGCTGGTAAAGTTGCTTGGACATGGTCTTCTCCTAGTGATGGAGCGTTTATCGCAGTTAATAGCAACGATGGTCGTCAGTGGGTTTATGGTCACTTGCAAAATTTCAACGGTTTAGCCACAGGAAATACCATTTCTGCCGGACAACTCCTCGGTCAAATTGGTAATCAATCAGGCGCAAATCACTTGCATTTAGAGGTACGGACTCCACCTTTTCAAGGCACTAACGGTGCAAGTCCAGACCAAAACTTTATCTTAAATGCTACCATGAGTCCTCTCGAAGCATTTTCAAAGTTAAATAATGGTGGCGGTGGCGGTAGCAACGGTGGTGGAAATACTAATCTAAATCTAAATGGCGGCCCCGGCAACGACATTTTAACTGGTTCAGGTGGGAATGATAAACTTTCTGGTTTAGGTGGTAATGACACATTGATTGGTGGTGCAGGAAACGATATTCTTGATGGTTTCTTCTATTCGGCTAGTGGCAATGGAGAAGTCGATCAACTACGTGGTGATTCCGGTGCTGATACTTTCTTGATCGGCGATTGGTACGGGAAGGGTTATATTGGTCGCAGTTGGGGAGTTATTCAAGACTTTTCTAGCGCTCAAGGTGATAAGATCAAAGTTCAAGGTAGCCTGAGTCAATACGAACTCCGACCGGGCAATCAGTATGGGTATTCTGCTAATGATACAGCGATAGTTTTGAAAAGCAATCCGAGTGAAGTCTTTGCAGTTTCCCTAAATGCCTCCACCAGAAACAATACCATTCAGTTATCTACAAGAGACTTCATCAGCGCTTAA
- a CDS encoding Uma2 family endonuclease, protein MISTSTPAEQRTLLRNISWQTFESLLSDLGEHRSSRLTYNRGTLEIMTPLYEHEKPKEVLTALVGIIAEELNIEIARAGSTTFKRQELGRGAEPDSSFYVQNERLVRGKSKIDLRTDPPPDLVIEIDITSSSLDSFDIYSALGVPEIWRYNGRILQFFQLQDEEYVACEFSRCFSFLSVAEMGRFLQESKTVGETTLLRGFRVWVRSKIIPG, encoded by the coding sequence ATGATTAGTACCTCAACTCCTGCTGAACAGAGAACTTTGCTTAGAAATATTAGCTGGCAAACTTTTGAAAGCTTGCTTAGCGATCTTGGGGAACACCGTTCCTCACGCCTGACTTACAATCGGGGTACTTTGGAAATTATGACACCTTTGTATGAGCATGAAAAACCTAAAGAAGTGCTTACGGCTCTCGTTGGTATTATAGCAGAAGAGTTGAATATAGAGATTGCTAGAGCAGGTTCTACTACTTTTAAGCGTCAAGAGTTAGGGCGCGGTGCTGAGCCTGATTCCAGTTTCTACGTCCAAAATGAGAGATTAGTTAGAGGTAAAAGTAAAATAGATTTGAGAACCGATCCGCCGCCTGATTTGGTAATAGAAATAGATATTACTAGCAGTTCTCTTGATAGTTTTGACATTTATTCTGCCTTGGGTGTACCGGAAATTTGGAGGTATAACGGGCGGATTTTACAATTTTTTCAGTTGCAAGATGAAGAGTATGTAGCTTGTGAGTTTAGTCGATGTTTTTCATTTTTATCTGTGGCTGAAATGGGTAGATTTTTGCAGGAAAGTAAAACTGTAGGGGAGACTACTCTGTTGCGAGGGTTTCGAGTTTGGGTGAGGAGTAAAATCATTCCCGGTTGA
- the apcB gene encoding allophycocyanin subunit beta: MQDAITAVINSSDVQGKYLDSSALDKLKGYFSSGELRVRAATAISSNAATIVKEAVAKSLLYSDITRPGGNMYTTRRYAACIRDLDYYLRYATYAMLAGDPSILDERVLNGLKETYNSLGVPIGATVQAIQSMKEVTAGLVGADAGKEMGVYFDYISSGLS; encoded by the coding sequence ATGCAAGACGCAATTACCGCTGTTATCAATTCCTCTGATGTTCAAGGCAAATACCTCGACAGCAGCGCCCTAGACAAACTTAAGGGTTATTTCTCCTCTGGTGAACTGCGCGTCCGCGCCGCTACTGCGATTAGCTCCAATGCTGCGACAATTGTCAAAGAAGCAGTTGCTAAGTCCCTGCTGTACTCGGACATCACTCGTCCCGGCGGCAATATGTACACCACTCGCCGCTATGCAGCTTGCATCCGCGATTTGGACTACTACCTGCGTTACGCTACCTATGCGATGTTGGCAGGAGATCCTTCCATTCTCGATGAGCGCGTGCTCAACGGTTTGAAAGAAACCTACAACTCCTTGGGCGTGCCCATCGGTGCTACCGTGCAAGCGATTCAATCGATGAAGGAAGTCACCGCCGGTCTAGTTGGCGCTGATGCTGGCAAGGAAATGGGCGTTTACTTCGACTATATTAGCTCAGGCTTGAGCTAA
- a CDS encoding IS1/IS1595 family N-terminal zinc-binding domain-containing protein: MGVGELGYDDLRVRAPKNNTSQHAELMQCPECQSTHVNKNGHKKGKQNYTALPDVMRYTRTILQTINV; the protein is encoded by the coding sequence ATGGGCGTTGGTGAATTAGGGTATGATGATTTGAGAGTGCGAGCGCCAAAAAATAACACTTCACAACACGCAGAGCTTATGCAATGTCCTGAATGTCAGTCAACTCATGTTAATAAAAATGGTCATAAAAAAGGTAAACAGAATTATACAGCACTTCCGGATGTTATGAGGTACACTAGAACAATACTACAGACTATAAATGTTTAG
- a CDS encoding transposase, whose amino-acid sequence MIYIASKLASIKPMIEAVGASILCLSPYSPDFNPIELWWSQLKSLLRQFSPTTTKMVDTIIAVALDLMNPKHLKNWFTNCCYCTS is encoded by the coding sequence ATAATTTACATAGCGAGTAAACTAGCTTCTATTAAGCCTATGATTGAAGCTGTGGGTGCTTCTATATTGTGTTTGTCCCCCTACTCTCCTGATTTTAATCCGATTGAATTATGGTGGTCTCAGCTTAAATCTTTGTTGCGACAGTTTTCCCCAACCACCACTAAAATGGTTGACACCATAATTGCTGTGGCTCTTGACTTAATGAATCCGAAACATTTAAAAAATTGGTTTACTAACTGCTGCTACTGTACCTCATAA
- a CDS encoding phycobilisome linker polypeptide yields MRMFKVTACVPSQTRIRTQRELQNTYFTKLVPYDNWFREQQRIMKMGGKIIKVQLATGKPGANTGLL; encoded by the coding sequence ATGAGAATGTTTAAGGTGACTGCTTGCGTTCCCAGCCAAACTCGCATCCGCACTCAGCGGGAATTGCAAAATACTTACTTTACAAAGTTAGTTCCCTATGACAACTGGTTCCGGGAACAGCAACGGATCATGAAAATGGGCGGGAAAATTATCAAGGTTCAACTCGCTACTGGTAAACCGGGTGCTAATACAGGTCTGCTGTAA
- the hslO gene encoding Hsp33 family molecular chaperone HslO: MADQLIRATAAEGGIRAVGVITTRLTEEARRRHQLSYVATAALGRTMSAGLLLASNMKTQQSRVNIRIRGDGPLGGLMVDAGTDGTVRGYVDNPKIELPPNALGKLDVGGAIGEGYLYVVRDVGYGYPYSSTVELVSGEIGDDISHYLATSEQTPSALVLGVFVGAEGVQASGGLMLQIMPKAATDDELVEKLESRVASLSGFTPLLRSGKTLEQMFEELLGDMGLEILPEVQMLRFHCGCSFDRVLGALKMLGEAELQDMIEKDDGAEATCHFCGEVYKASSDHLAELIDDLQAQAQS; this comes from the coding sequence ATGGCCGATCAATTAATTCGCGCTACAGCCGCAGAGGGCGGAATTCGGGCTGTAGGCGTAATCACCACCCGCCTCACGGAAGAAGCTAGACGGCGACACCAACTCTCCTACGTCGCCACCGCCGCCCTCGGCCGCACTATGTCAGCGGGGCTGCTATTGGCCTCTAATATGAAAACACAGCAATCCAGAGTCAATATTCGCATTAGAGGGGATGGCCCCTTGGGCGGGTTGATGGTTGATGCTGGCACAGACGGAACCGTGCGCGGCTATGTAGATAACCCCAAAATCGAACTTCCGCCAAATGCGCTTGGTAAACTCGATGTCGGCGGCGCAATCGGCGAAGGCTACCTCTACGTCGTGCGAGATGTCGGCTATGGCTATCCTTACTCCAGTACCGTAGAACTTGTTTCTGGGGAAATCGGGGACGACATCAGCCATTACCTGGCCACATCGGAACAAACGCCTTCAGCTTTAGTTTTGGGAGTATTTGTTGGCGCTGAAGGCGTACAAGCTTCTGGCGGCCTCATGTTACAAATTATGCCCAAAGCTGCTACTGATGATGAGTTGGTGGAAAAGCTGGAATCTAGAGTAGCTTCACTATCCGGTTTTACGCCTCTGTTACGCTCTGGTAAAACATTAGAGCAGATGTTTGAGGAACTACTCGGAGATATGGGTCTGGAAATCTTGCCAGAGGTTCAGATGCTACGCTTTCACTGTGGCTGTTCCTTCGATCGCGTTTTAGGAGCCTTAAAAATGTTAGGCGAAGCCGAACTTCAAGACATGATTGAAAAGGATGATGGTGCAGAAGCGACTTGTCACTTCTGCGGCGAGGTTTACAAAGCCAGCAGCGATCATCTAGCCGAACTGATCGATGATTTGCAAGCACAAGCCCAATCTTAA